From Strix aluco isolate bStrAlu1 chromosome 37, bStrAlu1.hap1, whole genome shotgun sequence, a single genomic window includes:
- the LOC141917397 gene encoding RING finger protein 225-like → MAPPGPAISGCRATAVVGDTGDTGGGPPLDSGGPPPLDCVICFAPYDRLFKVPKVLGCGHIFCLECLARVTVGAPAADPPTLLCPICRRPTALPPRRGPPALPTPPDLLALLPPGPTATSIRFNRPKGLLYVPPPHPKTPDQLPTVTLSLELGRPDPPPPQNQPQPQLSGRCVLGRALALTLALMVGGGLAFCGVFLFFIQPAAYEEGGPLPNTTWGAQSWPPF, encoded by the exons ATGGCACCGCCGGGACCTGCCATTTCGGGGTGCAG GGCCACCGCCGTggtgggggacacaggggacaccGGGGGGGGCCCCCCTTTGGATAGCGGGGGGCCCCCCCCTTTGGATTGCGTCATCTGCTTCGCCCCTTACGATCGGCTCTTCAAAGTGCCCAAAGTTTTGGGGTGCGGTCACATCTTCTGCCTCGAATGCTTGGCCAGGGTGACCGTGGGGGCCCCCGCTGCCGACCCCCCCACTTTGCTCTGCCCCATTTGCCGCCGCCCCACGGCCCTGCCCCCCCGCCGTGGCCCCCCAGCTTTACCCACCCCCCCTGATCTCCTGGCTCtcctcccccccggccccaccgccACCTCCATCCGCTTCAACCGCCCCAAGGGGTTGCTCTACgtcccccccccacaccccaaaacccccGACCAGCTCCCCACCGTCACCCTCAGCCTGGAATTGGGGCGACctgaccccccccctccccaaaaccagcctCAGCCCCAGCTCTCAGGCCGCTGCGTTCTGGGCCGAGCATTGGCCTTGACCTTGGCCTTGATGGTGGGAGGGGGCTTGGCCTTCTGCGGagtcttcctcttcttcatccaGCCTGCGGCCTATGAGGAGGGGGGGCCGCTGCCAAACACCACCTGGGGGGCGCAGAGCTGGCCCCCCTTTtaa